Proteins from one Impatiens glandulifera chromosome 2, dImpGla2.1, whole genome shotgun sequence genomic window:
- the LOC124926706 gene encoding dolichol kinase EVAN-like, producing the protein MASSLLNGERAVVALFISRTLYTTPLDLLSEGLFLSLLSLFALFLEIFAESSSSFSQFKTRPGASSGILLGAITLPNVMISRLIQRSRAVSLNDIDVGDLEHLRIQYWTVTACCFSMLLFIAFSLRKVPQNQHSISSRGVWGVQFGLSWLSLYAATYCVFFAVKLHNDSAVCSELLWVLFQGLAAQKLLQHVLSTFPFCASIGEALLVSAGITIYSGDMVALTLAKINVPHLSTGFVFVGNGILRSEISIIIQGILLGLLLFPAFFKLLIKVWYQFRSLENPDERACHEIEKSAIFFTSLAFILIVIVPSWMQIVKDFDVHPFLWVIGFIFSEPHKILPLFMYWVAVTCISVVRFYKISKKGTTERILLRKYYHLMAVAMFLPALIFQPKFLDLAFGAALALFLLLEIIRVWRIWPLGQLVHQFMNAFTDHRDSDVLIISHFSLLLGCALPIWMSSGFNDRPLAPFAGILSLGIGDTMASMIGYKYGVLRWSKTGKKTIEGTAAGITSVLAACSVLIPLLATTGYIFTQQWCSLILAVIISGLLEAYTAQLDNAFIPLVFYSLLCL; encoded by the exons ATGGCTTCGTCCCTGCTAAACGGCGAGAGGGCAGTTGTTGCGTTATTCATTTCCCGTACCCTTTACACAACTCCTCTCGATCTTCTTTCCGAAGGTCTTTTCCTATCCCTTCTCTCACTTTTCGCCCTCTTCCTTGAGATATTCGCCGAATCTTCTAGTTCCTTCTCTCAATTCAAGACCAG GCCGGGAGCATCATCAGGGATTCTTCTTGGAGCAATTACGCTGCCAAATGTCATGATCTCAAGGTTGATACAGAGATCAAGGGCAGTTTCACTAAATGACATTGATGTGGGAG ATCTTGAACATCTCAGGATACAATATTGGACTGTTACTGCCTGCTGCTTTAGCATGCTTCTTTTCATTGCCTTTTCTCTTCGAAAAGTTCCACAAAACCAACATTCTATTTCTTCACGTGGAGTTTGGGGTGTGCAATTCGGCTTAAGCTGGTTATCATTATATGCTGCAACATATTGTGTGTTTTTTGCTGTGAAACTTCATAATG ATTCGGCTGTTTGTTCAGAATTATTATGGGTGCTATTCCAGGGTTTGGCTGCACAGAAATTACTTCAGCATGTGCTTTCTACCTTCCCATTTTGTGCTTCAATTG GCGAGGCACTATTGGTGAGTGCTGGTATTACAATCTATTCCGGGGACATGGTTGCACTTACTCTTGCAAAA ATTAATGTGCCCCATTTATCAACAGGATTTGTTTTTGTAGGCAATGGGATCCTTAGAAGTGAGATAAGTATCATTATTCAG GGCATACTACTTGGCCTTCTTCTCTTCCCAGCATTCTTCAAATTACTTATCAAAGTTTGGTATCAATTCAGAAGCTTGGAAAACCCTGACGAAAGGGCATGCCATGAAATTGAAAAATCTGCTATCTTCTTCACTTCTCTAGCCTTTATCTTGATCGTGATTGTTCCATCCTGGATGCAGATAGTTAAAGATTTTGACGTGCATCCTTTCTTATG GGTGATTGGTTTTATATTCTCTGAACCCCATAAGATACTGCCACTGTTCATGTATTGGGTTGCAGTTACATGCATATCAGTTGTCCGATTCTATAAGATTTCAAAGAAGGGAACAACTGAGAGGATTCTCCTCAGAAAATACTACCACTTGATGGCTGTTGCAATGTTCCTTCCCGCACTGATTTTCCAG CCGAAGTTTCTAGATCTGGCCTTTGGTGCAGCTTTGGCACTATTCTTACTTCTTGAAATCATTCGA GTATGGAGAATCTGGCCTTTGGGACAGCTGGTGCATCAGTTTATGAATGCCTTTACTGATCATCGGGATTCTGATGTTCTTATTATTAG TCATTTTTCGCTTCTATTGGGCTGTGCACTTCCTATCTGGATGTCTTCTGGGTTCAATGACCGACCTCTTGCTCCCTTTGCTGGAATTCTGAGCCTTGGAATTGGAGATACAATG GCATCCATGATTGGCTATAAATATGGTGTCCTCAGATGGAGCAAAACCGGGA AGAAAACCATTGAAGGCACTGCAGCTGGCATAACTTCTGTCTTGGCTGCTTGTTCTGTTCTTATCCCACTTTTGGCGACAACCGGATATATCTTTACACAG CAATGGTGTTCTCTAATCCTTGCGGTAATCATCAGTGGTTTGTTGGAAGCATACACGGCACAGCTTGACAATGCTTTCATACCCCTGGTTTTCTACAGCCTTCTTTGTTTATAG
- the LOC124925030 gene encoding auxin-induced protein X15-like, with translation MAKGKTSSNILRAKLNLPKGLLLGKKLGLGLGDDIPEDVKEGHLAVVASDNYIQLKRFIVPLGFLRHPSFVRLLEKAEEEYGFDHKGALMVPCQPSELERILNEKIPCSEISFRKP, from the coding sequence atggcAAAGGGAAAGACGAGTAGTAATATTTTGAGAGCGAAATTAAACCTTCCAAAGGGTCTCTTGTTGGGTAAGAAACTGGGTCTTGGTCTAGGGGATGATATCCCTGAGGACGTCAAAGAAGGGCACCTAGCAGTGGTGGCTTCAGACAACTACATACAACTGAAGAGGTTCATTGTTCCTTTGGGTTTTCTAAGACACCCTTCTTTCGTGAGGCTATTGGAGAAAGCAGAAGAAGAGTATGGCTTTGACCACAAGGGAGCCCTAATGGTTCCTTGCCAACCAAGTGAGCTCGAGAGAATACTCAATGAGAAAATCCCATGTTCAGAGATCAGCTTTCGAAAACCCTAG
- the LOC124927923 gene encoding agmatine coumaroyltransferase-2-like: MKVKRESTKIIKPTYEGKPPSTKGTIPLSVFDKVTYDSHIAIIYAYRKPTPTTTALELGLQKVLAVYREWSGRLIKNEINGEKVILLNDQGVLFVEAKVDNSLDQVMPLNPSASILNLHPSLKYPESLLQVQVTRFTCGSLAVGITTHHVIADGHSTSNFLVAWGKACQGLDVSPIPLHDRTMISPRQTPIFEFDHREVEFVSKVTKKESAPIENDIIISNNNIVVHKVHFTKEFLNKLKLKTSSSSVKPYTTFVSLLAHLWRSVTKARSLSGFKTTGIRISVNGRGRLIGPRVPNEYFGNLVLWAFPSTKVKELLHQPLPFAAKLIQDAVTKVNNNYFRSFIDFASYKAEEEGLVTTAQMDKSILSPNLEVDSWLRFPFYDLDFGTGSPYMFMPTFFPTEGMMFLVPSFIGDASIDAFIPLFEDNVATFKQVCYSLD, encoded by the coding sequence ATGAAGGTGAAAAGAGAGAGCACAAAAATCATCAAACCAACCTATGAAGGAAAACCACCTTCAACCAAAGGCACAATTCCCTTAAGTGTATTCGACAAGGTCACGTATGATTCTCACATTGCCATCATTTACGCTTACCGTAAGCCGACCCCCACCACCACCGCGTTAGAACTCGGTCTTCAAAAAGTTCTTGCGGTGTATAGGGAGTGGTCAGGAAGGTTAATCAAGAATGAAATTAACGGGGAAAAAGTTATTCTCCTCAATGATCAAGGCGTGTTGTTTGTCGAGGCTAAAGTTGATAATAGCCTCGACCAGGTCATGCCATTGAATCCATCTGCATCCATACTTAACCTCCACCCTAGTTTGAAATATCCAGAGTCATTGCTGCAGGTTCAAGTCACTAGATTCACGTGTGGATCGTTAGCGGTTGGCATAACCACCCATCATGTTATTGCGGATGGCCATTCCACCAGCAACTTTTTAGTGGCGTGGGGTAAGGCTTGTCAAGGGCTTGACGTCTCCCCGATCCCATTGCATGATCGAACCATGATCTCTCCAAGACAAACTCCCATTTTTGAGTTTGATCATAGAGAGGTTGAGTTTGTTAGCAAAGTTACCAAAAAAGAAAGTGCACCCATTgagaatgatattattataagtaataataatattgttgtgCATAAGGTCCATTTCACTAAAGAGTTTCTTaacaaactcaaactcaaaaccTCCTCCTCCTCAGTGAAACCCTACACCACTTTCGTGAGCCTGCTCGCTCATCTCTGGCGATCAGTAACGAAAGCCCGTTCCCTCAGCGGATTCAAAACCACCGGTATTCGAATCTCGGTTAACGGGCGTGGGAGGCTAATCGGCCCTAGGGTTCCTAATGAATATTTTGGTAACTTGGTGCTATGGGCCTTTCCTAGTACCAAGGTGAAGGAACTATTGCACCAGCCATTGCCGTTTGCGGCTAAGTTAATACAAGACGCGGTTACAAAAGTGAATAATAACTATTTCAGGTCGTTCATTGATTTCGCTAGCTACAAGGCGGAAGAAGAAGGGCTTGTGACGACTGCTCAGATGGACAAGTCCATATTGAGCCCAAACTTGGAGGTGGACAGCTGGCTAAGGTTCCCATTCTATGACCTAGACTTTGGGACAGGCAGCCCTTACATGTTCATGCCAACTTTCTTTCCGACCGAAGGGATGATGTTCCTCGTTCCCTCCTTCATTGGAGACGCTAGCATTGACGCTTTCATTCCTTTATTTGAAGACAACGTCGCTACGTTCAAGCAAGTCTGTTACTCTCTTGATTGA